The following are encoded together in the Daucus carota subsp. sativus chromosome 5, DH1 v3.0, whole genome shotgun sequence genome:
- the LOC135152742 gene encoding uncharacterized protein LOC135152742: protein MDRSKFKCFNCGNAGHFANECRKPKAEKRSSENMDYKKKYYELLKQKERAFITKDDWAAGDDSDEEEEIKEANTFLSDRNSALETQFIEFEKLKIECQTAKDDLLVVLKREEIIRKQLDKEQDMIARWKSGRNVSANIINMQGRETFVENEWKRDKKVLEISEASSSDENTDDDHQLKPKASIDESHQLNKNSSVEKKALKKLNKKYGPVKKKFVKGENNSSETSESVNNIQNSSNKTKKKLDASESKSEETKKKKENRNGKIEVNKHTNYTPNASALRKTCSKCGSVNHLSANCKTVIAPNSSLPISMPSVSHMNLSAMSMMPSLLPHNPYSHTSMPYMFNPYFNAFNFPQFHSNMQGINNMCMPQMPILKSNVDTPISQSKPKIESSQSKRKIENEGKAVMTNKSGPKTIWDEAGKIIINHIKTLNNNPDVKVERIRSDNGTEFNYSVMKEFCEDKGIIYEFSAPRTPQQNGVVERKNRTLIEAARTMINEAQLPTYFWAEAVNTACFTQNISLITNSHNLTPFQLFKGKKPTISFLHVFGCKYYVLRNQGENLGNFEAKADEAIFVGYSNGKTFRVYNLRTNIVMESIHVVFDDKKIQGSSDEVFHDNLRFENEGEGDLYDSDDECDDSAQNAGINPGIHIPTDELLPHEITTIENSTEASVETTVEASVETPLDSSVERIELEEEVYVSQPLGFEDPDFPEYVDFLLKALYGLKQAPRAWMQN, encoded by the exons ATGGATAGAtccaaattcaagtgcttcaactgtgggaatgcaggtcactttgcaaatgaatgcagaaagcctaaagctGAGAAGAGGTCCAGTGAAAACatggactacaaaaagaaatactaTGAACTcctcaagcaaaaagaaagagcattcattacaaaggatgattgggcagctggagatgattctgatgaagaggagga aattaaggaagctaacaccttccttagtgatagaaacagtgctctGGAAACTCAGttcattgagtttgagaaactgaaaattgaatgtcagacagccaaagatgatcttttggttgtcttaaaaagagaagagatcataagaaaacagcttgataaggaacaagataTGATTGCCAGATGGAAATCTGGAAGGAATGTTTCTGCTAATAttatcaacatgcaaggtagagaaacctttgttgagaatgaatggaaaagaGACAAGAAAGTTCTTGAGATCTCAGAGGccagttcaagtgatgaaaatactgatgatgatcatcagttgaaacccAAAGCTTCAATTGAtgaaagtcatcagttgaataaaaATTCATCAGTCGAGAAGAAAGCTCTCAAgaaacttaacaagaaatatggtcctgttaagaaGAAATTTGTCAAAGGTGAGAATAACTCTTCTGAGACTAGTGAGAGTGTAAACAACATTCAAAATTCTAGTAATAAGACTAAGAAGAAACTGGACGCTAGTGAGTCTAAATCAGAAGAGaccaaaaagaaaaaggaaaatagGAATGGTAAGATTGAAGTCaataagcacactaattacactcccaatgctagtgctcttaggaaaacctgcagtaaatgtggtagtgtcaatcatttatctgctaattgtaaaactgtgattgctcctaattctTCATTGCCTATTTCTATGCCATCTGTTTCTCACATGAACTTATCTGCTATGAGCATGATGCCTAGTTTATTACCTCACAATCCATATTCTCATActagcatgccatatatgttcaatccgtatttcaatgcttttaactttcctcaatttcattcaaacatGCAAGGCATCAATAACATGTGTATGCCTCAAATGCCTATCTTAAAGAGTAATGTTGATACCCCAATTTCTCaatcaaaaccaaagattgaatccTCTCAATCCAAGAGGAAGATTGAGAATGAAGGGAAAGCTGTTatgactaacaaatctggacccaaaacaatttgg gatgaagctgggaaaatcattatcaatcacatcaagacattaaacaacaatccagatgtcaaagttgaaaGAATAAGGAGTGATAATGGGACTGAGTTCAATTATtcagtgatgaaagaattttgtgaagataagGGAATTATttatgagttctctgcaccaagaactccacaacaaaatggagtagtagaaaggaaaaacagaactcttattgaagctgcaagaaccatgatcaaTGAAGCTCAACtcccaacctatttttgggctgaggctgtgaatactgcttgcttcactcaaaacatttcctTAATAACCAATTCTCATAATCtgactccctttcaactctttaagggaaagaagccaacaattagctttcttcatgtatttggatgcaagtacTATGTTCTAaggaatcaaggtgaaaatcttggaaattttgaagccaaagcagatgaagctatttttgttggatactctaatGGAAAAAcatttagagtatacaatctgagaaccaacattgttatggaatcaattcatgtagtttttgatgataaaaagattcaaggttCGTCAGATGAAGTATTTCAtgacaatctcagatttgaaaatgaaggtgaaggtgatctatatgatagtgatgatgaatgTGATGATTCTGCTCAGAatgctggaattaatcctggaatccATATTCCTACTGATGAGCTGTTGCCACATGAGATAACAACCATtgaaaattcaactgaagcatcagttgaaactactgtggaagcatcagttgaaactcctCTAGATTCATCAGtcgaaagaat tgaactggaagaggaggtgtatgtgagtcagcctcttggttttgaagatccagactTTCCAGAGTATGTAGACTTCTTATTGAAAGCACTTTATGgtttaaagcaagcaccaagggcctg gatgcaaaattga
- the LOC108221361 gene encoding light-inducible protein CPRF3, whose amino-acid sequence MPSESVRGKDRHAHQMLGEGPVDTISATGSNPSDSVSPGVVAVEVIPDQRDKFELRREKRKQTNRESARRSRLRKQYEYEELQHRVHALNNENHFLRKELQKVSEECNKVTSENDSIKAELLKICGQKNYRGSN is encoded by the exons ATGCCCTCG GAATCTGTTCGTGGTAAGGACAGACATGCTCACCAGATGCTTGGAGAAGGTCCAGTGGACACCATTTCTGCTACTGGATCAAATCCATCAGATTCTGTTTCTCCGGGAGTAGTGGCTGTGGAGGTGATCCCTGATCAAAGG GATAAGTTTGAGTTGAGGAGAGAAAAGAGAAAGCAAACCAATCGGGAGTCTGCTAGGAGATCAAGACTACGAAAACAG TATGAATATGAAGAGTTACAGCACAGGGTCCATGCTCTAAACAATGAAAACCACTTCCTGAGAAAAGAGTTGCAGAAAGTATCCGAGGAATGCAACAAGGTTACATCTGAAAATGACTCGATTAAG GCAGAGTTGTTGAAAATTTGCGGGCAGAAGAATTATCGTGGCTCGAATTAG